In one window of Micromonospora cathayae DNA:
- a CDS encoding MATE family efflux transporter, protein MGASAVAGPPVTSARRIAGLALPALVVLAAEPLYVLVDTVVVGHLGGLPLAALAVGGTVLTLIAWLGTVLAYGTTGRSARRFGAGDRAAAVAEGVQASWLAGAVGLIVALAMQVAAGPLARTLVGSDGEVADAAAQWLRVAVLGAPGLLLAAAGNGWLRGIQDTRRPLWFVLGPNLLSALLCPLLVYPAGLGLVGSAVANALAQTLGGGLFVAALVAERVALRPRPQVIRQQLVLGRDLLIRGVAFQASFLSAIAVAARFGVAAVGAHQIVVQLWFFTVLLLDALAIAAQALVGAALGAGDAAGARALARRLGLLGGLCGLAFAVLSTVGAGLVPTLFSSDPQVREQAAAIWPWFVVIQPIGGVVFALDGVLIGAGDVRYLRNLAVLAALGGFLPAVWLSYAFDLGLGGIWAGLTLFVAIRLVALLLRLRSGRWAVTGPG, encoded by the coding sequence ATGGGAGCTTCCGCCGTGGCCGGGCCACCGGTGACGTCGGCCCGCCGGATCGCCGGGCTGGCTCTGCCGGCCCTGGTCGTACTCGCCGCCGAACCGCTCTACGTGCTGGTCGACACGGTGGTGGTCGGCCACCTCGGCGGGCTGCCGCTGGCCGCTCTCGCGGTCGGTGGGACGGTGCTCACCCTGATCGCCTGGCTCGGCACCGTTCTCGCGTACGGCACCACCGGTCGGTCGGCCCGTCGGTTCGGTGCCGGTGACCGGGCGGCGGCGGTGGCCGAGGGCGTCCAGGCGTCCTGGCTCGCCGGAGCCGTCGGTCTGATCGTGGCGCTCGCCATGCAGGTCGCGGCGGGACCGCTGGCGCGTACCCTCGTCGGGTCGGACGGCGAGGTGGCCGACGCCGCCGCGCAGTGGCTGCGGGTCGCGGTGCTCGGCGCGCCCGGCCTGCTGCTGGCTGCGGCGGGCAACGGCTGGCTCCGCGGCATCCAGGACACCCGACGGCCACTGTGGTTCGTCCTCGGTCCCAACCTGCTGTCCGCGCTGCTCTGTCCGCTGCTGGTCTATCCGGCGGGGCTCGGCCTGGTCGGTTCCGCGGTCGCGAACGCCCTCGCGCAGACCCTCGGCGGTGGCCTCTTCGTCGCCGCGCTGGTCGCCGAACGGGTCGCCCTGCGGCCCCGTCCCCAGGTCATCCGCCAGCAGTTGGTGCTCGGCCGGGACCTGCTGATCCGGGGCGTCGCCTTCCAGGCCAGCTTCCTGTCCGCGATCGCCGTCGCCGCCCGGTTCGGCGTCGCCGCGGTGGGCGCGCACCAGATCGTCGTCCAGCTCTGGTTCTTCACCGTGCTGCTGCTCGACGCGCTCGCCATCGCCGCCCAGGCGCTGGTGGGGGCGGCGCTCGGGGCCGGCGACGCGGCCGGGGCCCGCGCGCTCGCCCGCCGGCTCGGGCTGCTCGGTGGGCTCTGCGGCCTGGCCTTCGCCGTGCTCAGCACCGTCGGCGCCGGCCTGGTCCCCACCCTGTTCAGCTCCGATCCCCAGGTACGCGAGCAGGCCGCCGCGATCTGGCCGTGGTTCGTGGTGATCCAGCCGATCGGCGGGGTGGTGTTCGCTCTCGACGGGGTGCTGATCGGCGCGGGTGACGTTCGGTACCTGCGCAATCTCGCCGTGCTCGCCGCCCTGGGCGGCTTCCTGCCGGCGGTCTGGCTCAGCTACGCGTTCGACCTGGGCCTCGGCGGGATCTGGGCGGGACTCACCCTGTTCGTGGCGATCCGCCTGGTCGCCCTGCTGCTGCGGCTGCGCAGCGGCCGCTGGGCGGTGACCGGCCCCGGCTGA